One Synechococcus sp. JA-2-3B'a(2-13) genomic window carries:
- a CDS encoding GNAT family N-acetyltransferase encodes MSFWKGLFGSAGAATTKEPAQTAGADRRQETVVVRGETILFSLDPNLDLYELEELCDAVGWSRRPIHKVRKALQHSFLVVSMWQQRGSYRRLIGFARATSDHAFNATIWDVVVHPDFQGRGLGKRLMEKVIHELRARDISNITLFADQGVVSFYERLGFTADPEGIKGMFWYPR; translated from the coding sequence ATGAGTTTTTGGAAGGGCCTGTTCGGGTCAGCAGGAGCTGCTACAACCAAAGAGCCGGCGCAAACAGCTGGGGCCGACCGTCGCCAGGAAACGGTGGTGGTACGAGGGGAGACAATCCTCTTCAGCTTGGATCCCAACTTGGATCTGTACGAGCTAGAGGAGCTCTGCGATGCGGTGGGGTGGTCGCGTCGCCCCATTCACAAGGTGAGAAAAGCCCTGCAGCACAGCTTTTTGGTGGTGTCGATGTGGCAGCAGCGGGGCAGCTACCGTCGCCTCATCGGCTTTGCCCGGGCAACGTCCGACCACGCTTTCAATGCCACCATTTGGGATGTGGTGGTTCATCCCGATTTCCAGGGTAGGGGTCTGGGCAAGCGGCTGATGGAAAAGGTGATCCACGAGCTGCGCGCCCGAGACATCAGCAACATCACCCTTTTTGCCGATCAGGGAGTGGTCAGCTTTTACGAACGGCTGGGCTTCACCGCCGACCCTGAGGGGATCAAAGGCATGTTCTGGTATCCCCGCTAG